In uncultured Bacteroides sp., the following proteins share a genomic window:
- a CDS encoding leucine-rich repeat domain-containing protein, translating to MKRVILSAILLSFLEFGCIINDEAEYGVLKDGKMTVRTDSQGTLSAQISSADKYLITDLTLIGNLDGTDIKYIREMAGGGDAPSIRTDGRLTNLDMTKAKIMNGGESYYNDYNTCCNTSDNIISDFMFAGLKNLASVKLPSNTASIGNLAFSDCSKLTSIIIPDSVTSIGSAAFTGTGLTAVTIPDKIKSINYWTFYNCTNLRSVNLPKDITSIGLNAFANCTNLNSINLSDSITSISYQAFINCKKLTSLTLPDSITSIESRAFYGCTGLKEIHCSSNTVPAIYENTFDQIDKTICKLYVSKGHSKFYSNAVGWKSFTTIIEE from the coding sequence ATGAAAAGAGTAATTCTATCTGCAATTCTACTTTCATTCTTAGAATTTGGGTGCATTATTAATGATGAAGCTGAATATGGTGTTCTTAAAGATGGTAAGATGACAGTAAGAACAGATTCTCAAGGAACACTATCAGCTCAAATCTCTTCTGCTGACAAATATCTGATTACTGATCTCACTTTAATAGGAAATTTAGACGGTACAGATATTAAGTATATCCGCGAAATGGCAGGAGGAGGTGATGCTCCTTCAATCAGAACTGATGGAAGGCTCACTAATCTTGATATGACCAAAGCCAAAATTATGAATGGTGGAGAGTCATATTACAATGATTATAATACCTGTTGCAATACATCCGATAATATCATCTCAGATTTCATGTTTGCAGGTCTGAAAAACTTAGCTTCTGTAAAGCTTCCCTCAAACACAGCATCAATTGGAAATTTAGCTTTTAGTGATTGCTCAAAATTAACTTCTATAATAATCCCGGACAGTGTTACTTCCATTGGCTCAGCAGCTTTTACCGGCACAGGACTTACTGCTGTAACCATTCCTGATAAAATAAAATCTATAAATTACTGGACTTTCTATAATTGCACTAATTTACGCTCAGTCAATCTTCCCAAAGACATTACTTCAATTGGCTTAAATGCTTTTGCTAATTGTACAAACTTAAATTCAATCAATCTTTCAGACAGCATAACTTCAATTAGCTATCAAGCTTTTATTAATTGCAAAAAGTTAACATCACTCACTCTTCCAGACAGCATTACTTCTATTGAAAGCCGTGCTTTTTATGGATGTACAGGATTAAAAGAGATTCACTGTAGTAGTAATACCGTTCCTGCCATATATGAAAATACATTTGATCAGATTGATAAAACTATATGCAAACTTTATGTTTCGAAAGGGCATTCTAAATTTTACAGCAATGCTGTAGGATGGAAAAGTTTCACTACTATCATTGAGGAATAG
- a CDS encoding DMP19 family protein yields the protein MATTIEISDSALKEAASLGMDEFISVFTNKYLEVIGGGLKAETMNLLNGFQHSLLAYHFFREEVMEGGFVQLIQNGYGGYIFDNPFAKSMRMFGAEEFAKLIYKAKKIYDAHKEDLEKERTEDDFMAMYEQYEAFDDLEEEFLNSEEELTATIAEYIDNHLEEFAIIK from the coding sequence ATGGCTACAACAATAGAAATCTCTGATAGTGCATTAAAAGAAGCTGCGTCTCTTGGAATGGATGAGTTTATCAGCGTATTTACAAATAAATACCTGGAGGTAATAGGTGGTGGATTAAAAGCAGAAACAATGAATCTGCTTAATGGATTTCAGCACTCTTTGCTGGCTTATCATTTTTTTCGGGAAGAGGTGATGGAAGGTGGTTTTGTGCAACTTATCCAAAATGGCTACGGCGGATATATTTTTGATAACCCTTTTGCTAAATCCATGAGAATGTTTGGAGCCGAGGAGTTTGCTAAGCTTATTTATAAGGCAAAGAAAATATATGATGCTCATAAAGAAGATTTGGAAAAGGAAAGAACTGAAGATGATTTCATGGCAATGTACGAACAGTACGAAGCATTTGATGATCTGGAGGAAGAATTCCTGAACTCTGAAGAAGAACTAACTGCTACTATTGCTGAATATATCGATAATCATTTGGAGGAATTTGCAATTATTAAATAA
- a CDS encoding methylated-DNA--[protein]-cysteine S-methyltransferase, protein MDTFYYSSPIGVLEIKSADNQITHLLFKDSAGTSSEAISDVMKECIHQLDEYFAGNLQNFSLPLAPEGTHFQESVWEALQTIPYGQTICYKQLAEKVGNPKACRAVGTANGRNPIAIIIPCHRVIAADGSLGGYAGGLDVKTTLLRLEGINRF, encoded by the coding sequence ATGGATACATTCTATTATTCGTCGCCGATAGGTGTTCTTGAGATAAAATCTGCAGATAATCAGATCACTCATTTGCTGTTTAAAGACTCAGCAGGAACATCTTCTGAAGCTATTTCGGATGTAATGAAAGAATGTATCCATCAGCTTGATGAATATTTTGCAGGAAACCTACAGAACTTTTCGCTTCCTTTGGCTCCCGAAGGTACTCACTTCCAGGAATCAGTATGGGAAGCTCTGCAAACCATACCTTACGGGCAGACTATCTGTTACAAACAACTGGCAGAAAAAGTGGGTAATCCTAAAGCTTGCCGCGCTGTTGGTACTGCTAACGGACGAAATCCCATTGCTATTATTATTCCTTGTCACCGCGTGATTGCTGCCGATGGTTCTTTGGGTGGCTATGCAGGCGGACTTGATGTTAAAACTACATTGCTCAGACTAGAAGGTATTAATCGTTTTTGA
- a CDS encoding YIP1 family protein has protein sequence MNYKNLFKKVLLLISSPAKAWEEISLEEDRRRGLATFVYPMIGLCGMAVFANVFIYNFASEDFTPNQLFQLAMTKCCAVFVAFFAGFFLAAKIVSKMARSLFRVDCDMPKAEQLVGYAMAVPFILKILVELVPPFYILKLIFQFYIIYVIWEGARVLLKMNENKSSWFSIFSSLVIIFCPFLIELIFNKLTAILN, from the coding sequence TTGAATTACAAGAATTTATTTAAAAAAGTTTTGTTATTAATTTCCTCTCCTGCCAAGGCATGGGAGGAAATTAGTTTAGAAGAGGATAGACGAAGAGGCTTGGCTACTTTTGTTTATCCTATGATTGGTTTATGTGGGATGGCTGTTTTTGCAAATGTGTTTATCTATAATTTTGCAAGTGAGGATTTTACCCCTAACCAACTTTTTCAATTAGCCATGACTAAGTGTTGTGCTGTCTTTGTTGCGTTTTTTGCAGGATTTTTTCTTGCAGCTAAAATAGTAAGTAAGATGGCACGTAGTTTGTTTCGGGTAGATTGCGATATGCCAAAAGCGGAACAACTGGTGGGATATGCTATGGCTGTTCCTTTTATATTGAAAATATTAGTGGAACTTGTTCCACCTTTTTATATTTTAAAGTTGATTTTTCAGTTCTATATTATATATGTAATTTGGGAAGGCGCAAGGGTTTTACTGAAAATGAATGAAAACAAAAGTTCCTGGTTTTCTATTTTTTCGTCTTTGGTGATTATTTTTTGTCCGTTCTTAATTGAATTGATTTTTAACAAACTGACTGCTATTCTAAACTAG
- the smpB gene encoding SsrA-binding protein: MKQAPVNIKNKRATFDYELVDTFTAGIVLTGTEIKSIRLGKASLVDTFCFFARQELWVKNMHIAEYFYGSYNNHVARRDRKLLLNRKELKKLERATKETGFTMVPIRMFINEKGLAKVVIALAKGKKQYDKRQSLREKDDKRDMDRMFKK; the protein is encoded by the coding sequence ATGAAACAAGCTCCTGTAAATATTAAAAATAAGCGTGCCACTTTCGATTATGAACTTGTGGATACCTTTACTGCCGGTATTGTATTGACTGGTACGGAAATAAAATCTATTCGTTTGGGAAAGGCCAGTCTGGTAGATACCTTCTGCTTTTTTGCCCGACAAGAACTGTGGGTGAAGAATATGCATATTGCTGAATATTTTTATGGTTCGTATAATAATCATGTAGCTCGTCGTGACCGTAAGCTGTTACTAAATAGAAAAGAGCTGAAGAAGCTTGAAAGGGCTACTAAAGAAACAGGCTTTACCATGGTGCCAATCCGTATGTTCATTAATGAAAAGGGACTGGCTAAGGTCGTTATTGCTCTGGCTAAAGGTAAGAAGCAATATGATAAGCGACAATCGTTGAGAGAAAAAGACGATAAGCGTGATATGGACAGAATGTTTAAAAAATAA
- a CDS encoding transglycosylase SLT domain-containing protein has protein sequence MRKLIPIFIMLFTLLACKNMHTSKKDVNVYDLPQIKDSGELVVLTLYSSTSYFNYRGQDMGFQFELSEQFARSLGLKLRVEVAKNIPELVKKLKSGKGDMIAYSLPITKKMKDSLTYCGLEVITHQVVVQNNEGKTKPLKDVTELIGKDVYVKPGKYYDRLVNLDKELGGGIKIHKVTSDSITVENLITQVSEGKIQYTICDNDLAKLNATYYPNIDIKLSVSFDQRASWAVRNDCPLLAKAANEWYKKNKTSPDYAASTKRYFELLKTTIHSPILSIEDGKISHYDKLFKKYSKEIDWDWRFLASLAYNESNFNPKAVSWAGARGLMQLMPATARAMGIAAGEEDIPEESVKAAVKYIASIDKSFSMIHNKKERRNFILATYNAGQSHIYDAMALAEKFGKNKLVWYDNVEEYILLESNEEYFTDPVCKNGYFRGIETYNFVRDINDRYKVYKKKIKH, from the coding sequence ATGCGTAAACTAATTCCCATCTTTATTATGCTCTTCACGTTACTAGCCTGCAAGAACATGCATACTAGTAAGAAAGATGTGAATGTTTACGATCTTCCTCAGATAAAAGACAGCGGAGAGCTGGTGGTTCTTACGCTATACAGCTCTACCTCTTATTTCAATTACCGGGGACAGGATATGGGTTTCCAGTTCGAACTTAGCGAACAGTTTGCCCGATCTTTGGGATTAAAGCTACGGGTGGAAGTGGCTAAAAATATTCCGGAATTGGTTAAAAAGCTAAAAAGCGGCAAAGGAGACATGATTGCCTACAGTCTGCCGATAACAAAAAAAATGAAAGACAGTCTGACTTACTGCGGACTGGAAGTAATTACTCATCAGGTTGTTGTTCAGAACAATGAGGGAAAAACAAAACCACTGAAAGATGTTACGGAACTGATAGGGAAAGATGTTTATGTAAAACCAGGAAAGTACTATGACCGATTAGTCAACCTCGACAAAGAACTGGGAGGGGGAATAAAGATTCACAAGGTAACAAGCGATAGTATCACAGTAGAAAATCTGATTACTCAGGTATCAGAAGGAAAAATTCAGTATACAATATGTGATAACGACCTTGCCAAACTGAATGCAACTTATTATCCCAACATTGATATCAAGCTATCGGTCAGCTTTGACCAACGGGCATCGTGGGCAGTAAGGAATGATTGTCCACTCCTTGCAAAAGCAGCCAATGAGTGGTATAAAAAGAACAAGACTTCTCCTGATTACGCAGCCAGTACAAAGCGATATTTCGAGTTGCTCAAAACGACCATTCACTCTCCTATTCTATCTATCGAGGATGGAAAGATATCACATTATGATAAGTTATTCAAAAAGTACTCGAAGGAGATTGACTGGGATTGGCGATTTCTTGCTTCACTTGCCTACAATGAATCAAACTTCAATCCAAAAGCAGTCTCATGGGCCGGAGCAAGAGGTCTGATGCAACTTATGCCCGCTACTGCAAGAGCAATGGGAATAGCTGCCGGAGAAGAGGATATTCCCGAAGAGAGTGTAAAAGCTGCGGTGAAATATATTGCATCCATCGACAAGAGCTTTAGCATGATACACAATAAAAAAGAGCGTAGAAACTTTATCCTTGCCACATATAATGCCGGACAATCACACATCTACGATGCTATGGCGTTGGCAGAAAAGTTTGGCAAGAACAAACTTGTGTGGTATGATAATGTGGAAGAATATATTCTTCTTGAAAGCAATGAAGAATATTTCACCGACCCGGTCTGCAAGAACGGTTACTTCCGTGGAATAGAGACCTATAATTTTGTTCGGGATATCAATGACCGCTACAAGGTGTACAAAAAGAAAATCAAGCACTAA
- the metH gene encoding methionine synthase yields the protein MKPTIQQFVSERILILDGAMGTMIQKYNLREEDFRNERFAHIPGQMKGNNDLLCLTRPDVIMDIHRKYLEAGADIIETNTFSSTTVSMADYHVQEYVREMNLAAVKIAREVADEFTRMNPDKPRFVAGSVGPTNKTCSMSPDVNNPAFRALSYDELATAYQEQMDALIEGGVDAILIETIFDTLNAKAAIFAAESAMEARGVKLPIMLSVTVSDTGGRTLSGQTLDAFLASVQHAPIFSVGLNCSFGAKQLKPFLEGLAARAPYYISAYPNAGLPNSLGQYDQTPAEMAVQVKEYVEEGLINIIGGCCGTTNEYIAEYAALIEGKAPHKPVPAPDCMWLSGLELLEVKPEINFVNVGERCNVAGSRKFLRLIQEKKYDEALSIARGQVEDGALIVDVNMDEGLLDAKEEMTTFLNLIASEPDIARVPVMIDSSKWEVIVAGLKCLQGKSIVNSISLKEGEEAFLEHARAIKKYGAAAVVMAFDEKGQADTCARKIEVCERAYRLLVDKIQFNPHDIIFDPNVLAIATGMEEHNNYAVDFINATAWIKKNLPGAHISGGISNLSFSFRGNNYIREAMHAVFLYHAIQQGMDMGIVNPATAVMYTDIDPDLLVKIEDVVLNRRPDAAEILIETAESLKDAGKENNQAAVKHDAWRDGEVNGRLKYALIKGIGDFLEEDLAEVIPLYNKAVDIIEGPLMDGMNTVGELFGEGKMFLPQVVKTARTMKKAVAILQPLIEAEKTEGSTSAGKMLIATVKGDVHDIGKNIVSVVMACNNYEVIDLGVMVPAETIVQRAIEEKVDFIGLSGLITPSLEEMVHVAVELQKAGLDIPLMIGGATTSKLHTALKIAPVYSGIVAHMKDAAQNASLAARLMNSNAKEKLAADLNNEYETLRQKNVGKKVDTVSIEEAQKNKLKLF from the coding sequence ATGAAACCAACCATTCAACAGTTCGTTTCCGAGCGCATCCTTATATTGGATGGCGCTATGGGTACAATGATTCAGAAGTATAATCTGAGAGAAGAAGATTTCCGTAACGAACGTTTTGCGCACATCCCCGGTCAGATGAAAGGAAACAATGATTTGCTTTGTCTCACTCGTCCGGATGTTATCATGGATATTCACAGAAAGTATCTTGAAGCAGGAGCCGACATTATTGAAACTAATACATTTAGTTCCACAACGGTTTCTATGGCAGATTACCATGTGCAGGAATATGTGCGTGAGATGAATCTTGCTGCCGTAAAGATTGCCCGTGAAGTGGCAGATGAATTTACCCGTATGAATCCTGACAAACCAAGGTTTGTGGCTGGTTCTGTTGGTCCTACCAATAAAACTTGTTCCATGTCTCCGGATGTGAATAATCCGGCATTCCGTGCTTTGTCGTATGATGAACTGGCTACGGCATATCAGGAACAGATGGACGCTTTGATTGAAGGGGGAGTGGATGCCATTCTTATTGAGACTATCTTTGATACATTAAATGCCAAGGCTGCTATTTTTGCTGCTGAAAGTGCAATGGAAGCTAGAGGTGTTAAGTTGCCTATCATGCTTTCCGTTACAGTTTCTGATACAGGAGGACGTACTCTTTCCGGTCAGACTCTGGATGCTTTTCTGGCTTCCGTACAGCATGCCCCGATTTTCTCGGTGGGATTGAACTGTTCTTTCGGAGCTAAACAGTTAAAACCTTTCCTTGAAGGTTTGGCTGCCCGCGCACCTTACTATATAAGTGCTTATCCTAATGCCGGCCTTCCAAATAGTCTGGGTCAATATGATCAGACTCCTGCCGAGATGGCTGTGCAGGTTAAAGAATATGTTGAGGAAGGATTAATCAATATCATAGGTGGGTGTTGTGGAACCACAAATGAATATATTGCCGAATATGCTGCTTTGATTGAAGGAAAGGCTCCGCATAAACCGGTACCTGCTCCAGATTGTATGTGGCTTTCGGGATTGGAATTGCTGGAAGTAAAACCTGAAATTAATTTCGTGAATGTGGGCGAAAGATGTAACGTGGCTGGTTCGCGTAAGTTTCTTCGACTCATTCAGGAAAAGAAATATGATGAAGCTCTTTCTATTGCCCGCGGACAAGTAGAAGACGGTGCTTTGATTGTTGACGTGAACATGGACGAAGGTTTGCTGGATGCAAAAGAGGAAATGACTACTTTCTTGAATCTGATTGCTTCAGAACCTGATATTGCACGGGTACCTGTCATGATTGACTCTTCTAAATGGGAAGTGATTGTTGCCGGACTGAAATGTTTGCAAGGAAAGTCAATCGTAAACTCTATCTCACTAAAAGAAGGTGAAGAGGCATTTCTGGAGCATGCCCGTGCTATAAAGAAATATGGTGCAGCTGCTGTGGTTATGGCTTTCGATGAGAAAGGACAGGCTGATACTTGTGCACGCAAAATTGAGGTATGCGAAAGAGCTTACCGTCTGTTGGTGGATAAGATTCAGTTTAATCCTCATGATATTATTTTTGACCCAAACGTGCTGGCTATCGCTACCGGAATGGAAGAGCATAATAACTATGCGGTAGACTTTATTAATGCTACGGCATGGATAAAGAAAAACCTTCCCGGAGCACATATCAGTGGTGGTATAAGCAACCTTTCTTTCTCTTTCCGGGGAAACAATTATATTCGTGAGGCTATGCATGCCGTATTCCTTTATCATGCTATTCAGCAAGGTATGGATATGGGTATTGTAAATCCTGCCACAGCGGTAATGTATACTGATATTGATCCTGATTTGCTGGTTAAGATAGAAGATGTGGTGCTCAACCGTCGCCCGGATGCTGCTGAGATTCTGATTGAAACAGCTGAAAGCTTAAAAGATGCTGGTAAGGAAAATAATCAGGCTGCGGTGAAACATGATGCGTGGAGAGACGGAGAGGTAAACGGAAGACTGAAATATGCACTCATAAAAGGTATTGGTGATTTTCTTGAAGAAGACCTTGCCGAAGTTATTCCACTATACAATAAAGCAGTGGATATTATTGAGGGACCTTTAATGGACGGTATGAATACTGTTGGCGAACTTTTTGGAGAAGGAAAGATGTTCTTACCCCAGGTGGTGAAAACAGCCCGTACCATGAAGAAAGCCGTTGCAATACTTCAACCGTTAATTGAAGCAGAAAAGACCGAAGGTTCTACTTCTGCCGGTAAGATGCTTATTGCCACAGTAAAAGGCGATGTGCACGATATCGGAAAGAACATTGTTTCTGTAGTGATGGCTTGTAATAATTACGAAGTAATAGACTTAGGGGTAATGGTTCCTGCCGAAACTATTGTGCAGCGTGCAATAGAGGAAAAGGTAGACTTTATCGGCTTGAGTGGATTAATAACTCCATCACTGGAAGAAATGGTGCATGTGGCTGTTGAACTTCAGAAAGCCGGACTTGATATTCCTTTGATGATTGGTGGTGCAACAACTTCCAAGCTGCATACGGCTCTGAAAATAGCGCCTGTATATAGTGGTATTGTTGCTCACATGAAAGATGCCGCCCAGAATGCTTCTTTAGCTGCTCGTTTGATGAACTCTAATGCCAAAGAAAAGCTGGCTGCAGATCTTAACAACGAGTATGAAACTCTTCGTCAGAAGAATGTTGGAAAGAAGGTTGATACGGTTTCAATTGAAGAAGCACAAAAAAATAAGCTGAAGTTATTTTAA
- the udk gene encoding uridine kinase produces MLIIGIAGGTGSGKTTVVRKIFDSLPKDEVVLLPQDSYYKDSSNVPVEERQFINFDHPDSFEWDLLSKHIQQLKKGKSIEQPTYSYLTCTRQPETIHIEPRDVIVIEGILALCDKRLRDLMDLKVFVDADSDERLIRVINRDIVERGRTAEMVMERYTRVLKPMHQQFIEPTKRYADLIIPQGGNNQIAIDILTMYIEKNLGLEK; encoded by the coding sequence ATGTTAATAATAGGTATAGCCGGCGGAACAGGTTCCGGCAAAACAACCGTTGTACGTAAGATCTTTGATAGTCTTCCAAAAGATGAAGTTGTACTTCTTCCTCAGGATTCTTACTATAAAGACAGCAGCAATGTTCCCGTTGAAGAAAGACAGTTTATTAATTTTGATCATCCGGATTCTTTCGAATGGGATCTATTGTCAAAACACATTCAACAGCTAAAAAAAGGAAAAAGCATTGAACAACCCACTTATTCTTATCTTACCTGCACCCGTCAGCCCGAAACCATCCACATTGAACCGCGTGATGTTATTGTTATAGAAGGCATCCTTGCTCTATGCGATAAAAGGCTGAGAGATCTGATGGATCTGAAGGTTTTTGTGGATGCTGATTCCGACGAACGGTTGATCCGTGTTATAAACCGGGATATTGTAGAAAGAGGACGTACTGCAGAAATGGTTATGGAGAGATATACCCGCGTATTGAAACCCATGCATCAGCAATTTATTGAGCCAACAAAAAGATATGCCGACTTAATTATTCCTCAGGGTGGAAATAACCAGATAGCTATTGATATATTAACCATGTATATTGAAAAGAATCTGGGACTGGAAAAATAG
- a CDS encoding porin family protein has protein sequence MKKFILFFALAVTSLTSYAQKFEIAGTANFWRNTDKNTTSFEVAPELTYELTEKWGIGASVSYGQERENDGIVSTDKVFTFAPYARYTYFDKEIISLFIDGGVGLSKVKSEIGNESETRTGFEAGLKPGVAIKVAERFKFISKIGFLGYKKNYPQAGKAFGFNLSGENIAIGFAYMF, from the coding sequence ATGAAAAAATTTATTCTATTCTTTGCACTGGCTGTAACAAGTCTCACCTCTTATGCCCAAAAGTTTGAAATTGCCGGAACAGCTAACTTCTGGCGTAATACAGATAAAAACACCACATCCTTTGAAGTAGCTCCTGAACTTACTTATGAGCTGACTGAGAAATGGGGAATTGGAGCATCAGTAAGCTATGGTCAGGAAAGAGAAAACGATGGAATTGTCTCTACAGATAAAGTATTTACATTTGCTCCTTACGCACGTTACACCTATTTTGATAAAGAAATTATCAGTCTGTTTATTGATGGCGGAGTGGGCTTATCTAAAGTAAAATCGGAAATCGGGAATGAATCAGAAACAAGAACCGGATTTGAAGCTGGTTTAAAACCTGGCGTAGCTATTAAAGTAGCTGAAAGATTTAAGTTCATCTCTAAAATAGGTTTTCTGGGGTATAAGAAGAACTATCCTCAGGCAGGAAAAGCTTTCGGTTTCAATTTGAGCGGCGAAAATATTGCGATTGGCTTTGCATACATGTTTTAA
- a CDS encoding nucleoside recognition domain-containing protein: MKDFPVRLLKCIKSALPKAGKVSLWLLKIILPVSLLVRFLQYSGILGSLAGYLNPVFHFIGLPGESAIVFLTSIFLPLYASIAVMTSLTLTLREATILAVMCLLAHNLMVESAVQKKTGSSFWWMCTLRVGMALIVAFTLNQIMPLSTARFEVVTQPEVFSSVTEVLKAWMHTSAVLIITILVIVSALMILQKLLEEYNLFDIISRPLNPVMSFFGMSKQASFSWLVGNIMGLAYGGAIMIDQTESGKLTSKDANVLNHHLAISHSLLEDTLLFVALGISFWWIVLTRLSFAFIAVWCLRLKDYLFINKLHSSTV; encoded by the coding sequence ATGAAAGATTTTCCTGTACGTCTGCTGAAATGCATTAAGTCTGCTTTACCTAAAGCGGGTAAAGTCAGCTTGTGGCTGCTGAAGATCATTCTTCCGGTCTCTCTGCTTGTGCGTTTTTTGCAATATTCAGGAATTCTTGGCTCACTGGCCGGATACCTTAATCCGGTGTTTCACTTTATCGGACTTCCGGGTGAGTCGGCTATTGTCTTTCTTACCAGTATTTTTCTACCGCTGTATGCTTCCATTGCTGTGATGACTTCTCTGACACTCACTCTTCGTGAAGCAACTATTCTTGCTGTGATGTGTCTTCTTGCTCATAACCTAATGGTGGAAAGTGCCGTTCAGAAGAAAACCGGATCTTCTTTCTGGTGGATGTGCACTCTGCGTGTTGGGATGGCTCTGATTGTGGCATTTACACTGAATCAGATAATGCCTCTTTCTACTGCTCGTTTTGAAGTAGTTACTCAGCCGGAAGTGTTTTCTTCTGTCACTGAGGTACTAAAAGCATGGATGCATACTTCTGCTGTCTTGATTATCACCATTCTGGTGATTGTGTCAGCATTAATGATATTACAAAAGTTACTTGAAGAATATAACCTGTTTGATATTATTTCTCGTCCGTTAAACCCTGTTATGTCCTTTTTCGGGATGTCTAAACAGGCCTCTTTTTCATGGCTCGTGGGTAATATTATGGGATTAGCTTATGGCGGAGCAATTATGATTGATCAGACTGAAAGTGGGAAGCTTACTTCAAAAGATGCAAATGTGCTCAATCATCATTTAGCAATATCTCACTCATTGCTGGAGGATACGCTTCTTTTCGTAGCTCTTGGCATCAGTTTCTGGTGGATTGTTCTCACCCGTCTGAGTTTTGCATTTATAGCCGTATGGTGTTTACGGTTAAAAGATTATTTATTTATAAACAAGTTGCATTCGAGTACTGTTTAG
- a CDS encoding Dabb family protein, whose protein sequence is MVRHIVLFQLKKTLSESDKLIVMNQFKEAIEALPKDIEVIRSIEVKFNMNPAEVYDIALVSEFDSLEDVNFYAKHPLHVAAGKILAEVKESRACVDYEF, encoded by the coding sequence ATGGTAAGACACATTGTATTATTTCAACTTAAAAAAACACTTTCTGAAAGTGATAAACTAATTGTAATGAATCAGTTTAAAGAAGCAATTGAAGCTTTACCAAAGGATATTGAAGTAATTCGCAGTATTGAAGTGAAATTTAATATGAATCCGGCAGAAGTTTATGACATTGCTTTGGTGAGTGAATTTGATTCATTGGAAGATGTAAACTTCTATGCAAAACATCCTTTGCATGTAGCTGCCGGAAAGATTTTGGCAGAGGTGAAAGAAAGTCGCGCATGTGTAGATTATGAGTTTTAA
- a CDS encoding GGGtGRT protein: MALFESYERRIDKINATLNANGIKDIEEAKAICDAAGIDPYKMCEETQPICFENAKWAYVVGAAIAIKKGCSNAADAAEAIGIGLQSFCIPGSVAEDRKVGIGHGNLAARLLRNETKCFAFLAGHESFAAAEGAIKIAEMANKVRKERLRVILNGLGKDAAQIISRINGFTYVQTEFDYYTSELKVVMEKAYSDGPRAAVKCYGADDVREGVAIMHKEGVDVSITGNSTNPTRFQHPVAGTYKKECIEQGKSYFSVASGGGTGRTLHPDNMAAGPASYGMTDTMGRMHSDAQFAGSSSVPAHVEMMGFLGIGNNPMVGATVAVAVVVSQALTK, translated from the coding sequence ATGGCATTATTTGAAAGTTATGAACGTCGTATCGACAAGATCAATGCAACGTTAAACGCTAACGGTATCAAAGACATCGAAGAAGCAAAAGCTATCTGCGACGCAGCTGGTATCGATCCATATAAAATGTGTGAAGAAACACAGCCAATCTGTTTTGAAAACGCTAAATGGGCTTACGTAGTAGGTGCAGCTATCGCTATCAAAAAAGGTTGTTCAAATGCAGCTGACGCTGCCGAAGCTATCGGTATCGGCCTGCAATCATTCTGTATCCCAGGTTCAGTAGCCGAAGACCGTAAGGTTGGTATCGGTCATGGTAACCTTGCTGCACGTTTGCTTCGTAACGAAACTAAATGTTTCGCATTCCTTGCAGGACACGAATCATTCGCAGCTGCCGAAGGTGCAATCAAAATTGCAGAAATGGCAAACAAAGTACGTAAAGAACGTCTTCGTGTTATCTTGAACGGTCTTGGAAAAGACGCTGCTCAGATCATTTCACGTATCAACGGATTTACTTACGTTCAAACTGAATTCGATTACTATACAAGCGAATTGAAAGTTGTTATGGAAAAAGCATACTCAGACGGTCCTCGCGCAGCAGTTAAATGCTACGGTGCAGATGATGTTCGTGAAGGTGTAGCTATCATGCATAAAGAAGGAGTTGACGTATCTATTACAGGTAACTCTACAAACCCAACTCGTTTCCAACACCCAGTTGCAGGTACATACAAAAAAGAATGTATCGAACAAGGTAAGAGCTATTTCTCTGTAGCATCAGGTGGTGGTACAGGTCGTACTCTTCACCCAGATAACATGGCTGCTGGTCCTGCTTCTTATGGTATGACTGATACTATGGGACGTATGCACTCTGACGCTCAGTTCGCTGGTTCTTCATCAGTTCCTGCTCACGTAGAAATGATGGGATTCTTAGGAATTGGTAACAACCCAATGGTAGGTGCTACTGTTGCTGTTGCTGTTGTTGTTTCTCAAGCTTTGACTAAGTAA